GTTCTTCGACTCGCGTGATGGAACTCTCACAGTAACCGTGGACACCTCTGTCCGACGCATCGTATCGAGCAATTACTTCTTCTACTTGACCTCGACCGCTCGCGTTCGTCCGGCGCTTCACGACTCCGCCACTTCGGGTCGTTTCGCTCTGTCGCGACCGCCGATTGCTCACCAGAGCTTACATCCGTACTGTTGTAACATTTTGATGGCCGCAACCCATTACATTTGTACTTTTGTAACTACTCTCCCCGACTCATATTCCTGCATAATTCACCTTAGTTTTAGCAGAAAGTGAGCGCAAGATTCTATTCTGCCGGATTGTTCATGCTGTTTTGGAGACAGTGGTACAGTGTCTCACTAGCGGTTCTCCTGTTCGAATAGTTAGTGTCCGGATTTACTTTTACAATTTTTAGCCATAAATTAATAGTTTGTGAGGAGTAATAACCAATCACGCTGAGAGGGGGGTCGAGCGCCGTGCACCGGCACGTTCTCCCAAATCTTTATTCTACACCCCACTCACAGCTTCGACGATGCCTGACTACAGCAACGACTTCGACGGGGACACCGTCGTCGTCACAGGTGCGAGCTCCGGAATCGGGCGGGAGATTGCGACTCGATTCGGCGAGGCGGGGGCGACTGTGTTGAACGCGGACATCGACTCCCAGCCGAAGGTGGGGGAGACGCCGACCCACGAGGTCATCCAGAATCAGGGTGGGACGGCCGAGTTCGTGGAGACGGACGTCTCGAACGCCGACGAGATCCGTGCGGCTGTCGACCGTGCGCGAGAGTACGGCGGGGTCGACGTGATGGTGAACAACGCCGGACTGTTCATCGGTGGGAGCCTCCTCGAGGTCAGCGAAGACGAGTTCGAGACGATCCACCAGGTCAACGCGAAGGGGGTCTTCTTCGGCTGTCAAGCAGCGGCACAGGACATGATCGACCGTGGGGTCGCCGGGTCCATCGTCAACACGGCGTCGATTAGCTCGTTCGTCGCCCAGCGCGACCAGATCCAGTACGACTCCACGAAAGCCGCCGTCAAGATGATCACACGAGGCGCAGCCCTCGAACTGGCGGACCACGACATCAGAGTGAACGCCGTCGGCCCCGGTCAGATCGCCACGGAGTTCATCGACGGGTGGTCTGAGGAGGCCCCGGAAGCAGCCGCGAAGGACGACCTGATCAAGCCGGTTCCCGCCGGACGCGCGGGCACGCCGGAGGACGTCGCCGGTGCGGTCCTCTATCTCGCCAGTGACGACGCGGACTACGTGACCGGTGAGGTGCTGATGGTCGATGGTGGGTGGCGAGTGATCTGAGCACTGTCTCCGTTACGAGAATAATTAAATAGGTGGACACACTCAGCACAATCGAAGTCGATGACAGAACCTCAGCTCTTAGACACCCCATCGGGGAACGCAGTAGTGGTAGCGCTCGACCACGGCCTCAGCCTCGGATCGCCAGAGGGATTCGAGAACCCCGAGGAGACACTCGATAACGTACTGCGCGGTGAGCCCGACGCGGTCCTCGTCGGGCCTCACTTCGCTCGTCACTATCAAGACCGGCTTCAGGAGGCCGACGTCGACGTCGTCCTCACGGCGGACGTGGTGACGTGGTCGACCAGCCCCGGTCGAGACAACGACCAAGACCTCTGGACGCCGGCGTTCGACGCCGAGTTCCTCGAGGAACTCGACCCAGTCGGGGTCAAGGTCGTACTGGTGTTCGGCCGTGACGACAACGAGACGTTCATCCGAAACGTCGAGTACATCGGTGAGCTCGCCGAAGACCTGCGTGGGACGGGAATCCCACTGGTGGTCGAGCCCGTCATGTGGGGCCGACGAGTCCCGGCCCAACTCGAGACGGACGCCGACTTCGTGGCCGATGCGATGCGCATGGGCTGGGAGTTCGGAGCGGACATCCTCAAGGCACCGTACACCGGCAGCGTCGAGTCGTTCGAGCCACTCGTCGAGAACTCGCCGGTCCCCGTGATGATCCTCGGGGGCCCCGCGACGGGCACGACCCGAGGGATGCTCGAATCCGTCGAGGGAGCGATGGACGCGGGTGCGCGCGGGCTGATGATCGGCCGGACCATCTGGAAGTCCGACGACCCTGCCCGGACGGTGTCCGCGCTCATGAAGATCGTCCACGAGGGCGCCGCTGTCGAAGAGGTGTGGGACGAACCGGAGCAGGCGGCCGTCGTAGACGGGTAGGAACACTGATTACCAGTCGGCGAAACACCCTGCCATGCCAGTCGCATGGAGTCAGCGAACGAGCGGGCCCGGGGGTGTAGTCTCGTGAGCACTCCCGAACAGCGGCGCCGGTCGATCACGGAGTTGGTCACGAAACACGGTGGCCTCTCGGTCGAGGAGCTCGCTTCCCGGCTCGACGTCTCGCCCTCGACCATCAGACGCGACCTCGGTGACCTCGCCGACCGGAACCTCATCGAACGGACCCACGGCGGTGCTGTGCCGCTGACGAACGTGGGCGTCGAACGGGCCTTCGACCGACGGCTCGTCCAGGACCTGGACGGGAAACAGGCCATCGCCGAACGAGCCGTCGAGGAGATTCACGAGGGCCAGGTCGTCTTCTTCGATGCCGGGACGACGACGATGCAGGTCGCGAAGGAGGTCCCCGACGACAGCTCGACCATCATCGTCACGAACTCGCCGCTGTTACTCCCAGAACTGTCGAGAGCGGACGGCACCGTCAAACTGACCGGTGGAGAGTACCGCAACGAGACCAAAGCACTGGTCGGCCCGACGACCGAAGATTACATCCGAAACTCGTCGTTCGACGTCGCGTTCATCGGCGTCAACGGCATCGAACCCGACGGCTCGCTGTCGGCACCGAACGAATCCGAGGCGAAGATCAAGCAACTCGCCGTCGAACACGCGACGCGGATCGTCGTCGTCACGACGACCAAGAAGTTCGACGAGCAGAGCTTCCGCCGATTCGGATCGATTGCCGACATCGACCTCCTCATCACCGATGGCCGTGTCCCCGACGAGTACCGCGATCTGTTCGACGAGACGGTGCTCGTCGAGAACGTGTCCGGCTGAGCACAATACTTATCTCCTCGTAGTCTGTCACGACAGCTATGCTCGACTCGAAGGAAGTCATAGAGCTGTCAAACCCGATTACCAAGGGCATCCCCGTGTGGCCGAGTTTTCCACAAATCGAACTCGACCAGACGTCGCTCGCCGCCCGCGACGGGTTCACGATGGAACGCCTCGAGATGCGGAGCCACACGGCGACGCACATCGACGCCCCGGCCCACTTCATCCCCGAAGGCAAGACACTGGACGACTTCTCTATCGAGTCGTTCATGGGTGAGGGTGTCGTCATCGACCTGACGCCGAAAGAGCCCGAAGAGCCCATCACCCGTGCCGACATCGAGGCCTACGAGTCGGACATCCAGCCTGGCGACGTCGTCATGCTCCACACGGGCTGGGACGAGTACTACGGCCAGACGCCGGAGTACCTCTTCG
This is a stretch of genomic DNA from Salinigranum halophilum. It encodes these proteins:
- a CDS encoding SDR family NAD(P)-dependent oxidoreductase, which codes for MPDYSNDFDGDTVVVTGASSGIGREIATRFGEAGATVLNADIDSQPKVGETPTHEVIQNQGGTAEFVETDVSNADEIRAAVDRAREYGGVDVMVNNAGLFIGGSLLEVSEDEFETIHQVNAKGVFFGCQAAAQDMIDRGVAGSIVNTASISSFVAQRDQIQYDSTKAAVKMITRGAALELADHDIRVNAVGPGQIATEFIDGWSEEAPEAAAKDDLIKPVPAGRAGTPEDVAGAVLYLASDDADYVTGEVLMVDGGWRVI
- a CDS encoding class I fructose-bisphosphate aldolase codes for the protein MVALDHGLSLGSPEGFENPEETLDNVLRGEPDAVLVGPHFARHYQDRLQEADVDVVLTADVVTWSTSPGRDNDQDLWTPAFDAEFLEELDPVGVKVVLVFGRDDNETFIRNVEYIGELAEDLRGTGIPLVVEPVMWGRRVPAQLETDADFVADAMRMGWEFGADILKAPYTGSVESFEPLVENSPVPVMILGGPATGTTRGMLESVEGAMDAGARGLMIGRTIWKSDDPARTVSALMKIVHEGAAVEEVWDEPEQAAVVDG
- the glpR gene encoding HTH-type transcriptional regulator GlpR yields the protein MSTPEQRRRSITELVTKHGGLSVEELASRLDVSPSTIRRDLGDLADRNLIERTHGGAVPLTNVGVERAFDRRLVQDLDGKQAIAERAVEEIHEGQVVFFDAGTTTMQVAKEVPDDSSTIIVTNSPLLLPELSRADGTVKLTGGEYRNETKALVGPTTEDYIRNSSFDVAFIGVNGIEPDGSLSAPNESEAKIKQLAVEHATRIVVVTTTKKFDEQSFRRFGSIADIDLLITDGRVPDEYRDLFDETVLVENVSG
- a CDS encoding cyclase family protein, which encodes MLDSKEVIELSNPITKGIPVWPSFPQIELDQTSLAARDGFTMERLEMRSHTATHIDAPAHFIPEGKTLDDFSIESFMGEGVVIDLTPKEPEEPITRADIEAYESDIQPGDVVMLHTGWDEYYGQTPEYLFEFPYLTGEAAEYVVSLDPKAVGTEGASVGGWYDEVPAHGPSTDVHPADSHLPLLENDVFPIEELRNLDQVLDGADSRRADFFFPPLNVQGTGGCSVRAFALV